From the Pseudoalteromonas tunicata genome, one window contains:
- a CDS encoding polysaccharide pyruvyl transferase family protein: protein MIVLHSYSTKNSGDGLLVDLTKEVALEANLGPVSKLVSLDKSSFNGFDSIYEPEIINKGFFGKLKYGIKSLINVYLKIDLFRGYLPDDSNEPIIAVGGGYMRGRTKLESLKTFLAHVPQLIWASRQNKAVTIYLPQSIGPFNGPLRKLIKNRMKQLDVIFARDDLTVKELQLDNVVRVPDLAVQELAMQYSKSKHQINFDKVYLIARAVKVPGEENYISKLIELKKLIPNLEPLIQSEGRGNNDISFYQKLGWSGPLRKVKDVLNDPQNRGVVISVRLHGSLQSMISGCPSIHLSYERKGFGAFSDLGVSEYCHGFKSFNPKLIEKQVNALKSDATDYWNSINMNVGSVLEKRKLMINTIKTARNRYQ, encoded by the coding sequence ATGATCGTTTTACATTCTTACAGTACTAAAAATAGTGGTGATGGGTTACTTGTTGACTTAACAAAAGAAGTTGCCTTAGAAGCCAACTTAGGCCCAGTAAGTAAATTAGTTTCGTTGGATAAAAGTTCTTTTAATGGTTTTGATTCTATATATGAACCTGAAATTATTAATAAAGGCTTTTTCGGTAAATTAAAATATGGAATAAAGAGTTTAATAAATGTTTATCTCAAAATTGATCTATTTAGAGGTTATTTACCTGATGACTCTAATGAACCTATAATTGCCGTTGGTGGCGGCTATATGCGTGGAAGAACAAAACTTGAAAGCCTAAAAACTTTTCTAGCGCATGTTCCTCAATTAATCTGGGCGAGTAGGCAGAATAAAGCTGTGACAATTTATTTGCCTCAGAGTATTGGCCCTTTTAATGGACCTTTAAGAAAATTAATAAAAAATAGAATGAAGCAGTTAGATGTGATTTTTGCACGAGATGACTTAACAGTTAAAGAGTTACAACTTGATAATGTTGTTCGAGTACCAGACTTAGCTGTTCAAGAACTTGCTATGCAGTATAGTAAGTCAAAGCACCAGATAAATTTTGATAAAGTTTACCTAATCGCACGTGCTGTTAAAGTACCAGGGGAAGAAAATTATATTTCAAAGTTAATTGAGTTAAAAAAACTAATACCAAATCTAGAGCCTCTAATACAAAGTGAAGGTAGAGGTAATAATGATATTAGCTTTTATCAAAAATTAGGTTGGTCAGGTCCTTTACGTAAAGTGAAAGACGTTTTGAATGACCCTCAAAACAGAGGTGTCGTAATCTCTGTTAGACTTCATGGCTCTTTACAAAGCATGATATCAGGTTGTCCTTCAATCCATTTATCCTATGAGAGAAAGGGTTTCGGTGCATTTTCTGATTTAGGTGTTTCAGAATATTGCCACGGTTTTAAAAGTTTTAATCCAAAGTTAATAGAAAAACAGGTAAACGCATTAAAATCTGATGCTACTGATTATTGGAATAGCATAAATATGAATGTAGGATCTGTGTTAGAAAAAAGAAAGCTAATGATTAATACAATTAAAACCGCAAGAAACAGGTATCAATAA
- a CDS encoding glycosyltransferase translates to MKALVVFDGRFYNNSGLPSSYHLTYDLFTKRYLTEFDSVTVVGRLFNKPDDGAQSVIGNNATFIGIPGYVGPKQFLFKLPSILKLLWNIDLKNTAVFLRTPGTIPFIFSLILFVKRKKFAVEVVADPHDQLSKGSVEHPIRMIFQKLYSYFLKWQCRKAIGAAYVTKSALQKRYPPKSDLTTNYTSLNLGNEWFVKEPKLYDKLDTINLLNVGMMVQLYKAQDVILKTISILKERNINCFVTFVGDGEYRAFLENLAVKLNIKNQVKFVGKVSDRELLQKYYDDSDIFILPSRQEGLPRVMIEAMSRALPCIGTDVGGISELINQSFIIAVDDPEGLAERIEYFINNPNIMELESKRNLLTSENYKGEMIQKRRNSFYQGVKERNYED, encoded by the coding sequence ATGAAAGCTTTAGTTGTTTTTGATGGGCGCTTTTATAATAACTCAGGGTTACCATCTTCTTACCATTTAACTTACGACTTATTTACTAAAAGATATTTAACAGAGTTTGATAGTGTAACAGTTGTTGGGCGGTTGTTTAATAAACCAGATGATGGCGCGCAATCAGTAATAGGTAATAATGCAACATTTATTGGTATACCTGGTTATGTTGGGCCTAAGCAATTTTTATTTAAGCTGCCATCTATTTTAAAATTATTATGGAATATTGACCTAAAAAATACAGCCGTTTTTCTCAGAACCCCTGGTACTATACCTTTTATTTTTTCATTAATCTTATTTGTAAAGAGAAAAAAGTTTGCTGTTGAAGTTGTCGCTGACCCACATGATCAGTTAAGTAAAGGATCGGTTGAACATCCAATTCGAATGATTTTTCAGAAATTGTACTCATACTTTTTGAAATGGCAATGCAGAAAAGCAATAGGTGCTGCGTATGTAACTAAATCGGCTTTACAGAAAAGGTATCCACCAAAAAGTGATTTAACCACTAATTATACAAGTTTAAATCTTGGCAATGAATGGTTTGTAAAAGAACCGAAGTTATATGATAAATTAGATACAATAAATTTATTGAATGTCGGCATGATGGTACAGCTTTATAAAGCACAAGATGTGATATTGAAAACTATTTCCATACTAAAGGAACGTAATATAAATTGTTTTGTTACGTTTGTTGGTGATGGTGAATATAGAGCTTTTCTCGAAAATCTAGCTGTAAAGCTTAATATTAAAAACCAAGTGAAATTTGTTGGAAAAGTATCTGATAGGGAATTATTACAAAAATATTATGATGATTCTGATATTTTTATTTTACCATCACGACAAGAAGGCCTACCCAGAGTGATGATTGAAGCTATGAGTCGTGCCCTTCCTTGTATTGGCACTGATGTTGGTGGTATTTCAGAGTTAATCAATCAGAGTTTTATTATTGCAGTCGATGATCCAGAAGGTTTGGCTGAAAGGATTGAGTACTTTATTAATAATCCAAATATAATGGAATTAGAATCAAAAAGAAATTTACTAACTTCTGAAAATTATAAAGGTGAGATGATTCAAAAAAGAAGAAATTCTTTTTATCAAGGGGTCAAGGAAAGAAATTATGAAGACTAA
- a CDS encoding UDP-glucose dehydrogenase family protein — protein MKVTFYGIGYVGLVQATVLADAGHDVCCVDINETRIENLKKGIIPIYEPGLTPLVEKNFAEGRLTFTTDAEFGVNFGDLQFIAVGTPPDEDGSADLQYVLKVAETIATHMTSPKVIIDKSTVPVGTADKVRAKAQQVLDSRGSDLTFAVVSNPEFLKEGAAVNDCKRPDRIVIGTDSADAEELMRELYAPFNRNHEKIIVMDIKSAELTKYAANCMLATKISFMNEMANIAERVGADIEHVRQGIGSDSRIGFQFIYPGCGYGGSCFPKDVQALVRTADGIGYESQILKAVEAVNYAQKNKLFEYITKHFGKDLSGKTFALWGLSFKPNTDDMREAPSRVLMEQLWAAGAKVQAYDPEAMEETQRIYGSRPDLSLMGTKESALNGADALIICTEWQNFRAPDFDLIKSQLNEAVVFDGRNLFEPTRMTKKAIKYYSIGRGLSVTGE, from the coding sequence TAGTGCAAGCAACGGTACTTGCCGACGCAGGTCACGATGTATGTTGTGTTGATATTAACGAAACCCGCATCGAAAACCTTAAAAAAGGCATTATTCCTATTTATGAGCCGGGCTTAACGCCACTGGTTGAAAAAAACTTTGCCGAAGGGCGCTTAACTTTTACCACCGACGCCGAGTTTGGTGTTAATTTTGGTGATTTACAGTTTATAGCTGTGGGCACACCGCCAGACGAAGACGGCTCAGCCGATTTACAATACGTATTAAAAGTGGCCGAAACCATTGCCACCCACATGACATCACCAAAAGTGATTATTGATAAATCAACAGTGCCAGTTGGCACAGCCGACAAAGTACGTGCTAAAGCGCAACAAGTGCTTGATAGCCGTGGCTCAGATTTAACTTTTGCCGTGGTATCAAACCCAGAATTTTTAAAAGAAGGCGCGGCAGTGAATGACTGTAAACGCCCAGACCGTATAGTAATTGGTACCGACAGCGCCGATGCCGAAGAACTAATGCGCGAACTGTACGCACCCTTTAACCGTAATCACGAAAAAATCATCGTGATGGACATTAAAAGTGCCGAGCTCACCAAATACGCCGCTAACTGTATGCTCGCGACCAAAATCAGCTTTATGAACGAAATGGCTAATATTGCCGAGCGCGTAGGGGCCGACATTGAACACGTACGCCAAGGCATCGGCTCAGATTCACGCATTGGTTTTCAGTTTATTTACCCAGGCTGTGGTTATGGCGGCTCGTGTTTTCCAAAAGACGTGCAAGCCTTAGTGCGCACGGCCGACGGCATTGGTTATGAGTCACAAATTTTAAAAGCGGTAGAAGCAGTCAACTATGCGCAAAAAAATAAACTGTTTGAATACATTACTAAACATTTCGGTAAAGATTTAAGCGGTAAAACCTTTGCATTATGGGGCTTAAGCTTTAAACCTAATACCGACGATATGCGCGAAGCACCAAGCCGCGTATTGATGGAACAACTGTGGGCCGCAGGCGCAAAAGTGCAAGCCTATGACCCCGAAGCAATGGAAGAAACCCAGCGCATTTATGGCTCACGCCCAGATTTAAGCCTAATGGGCACCAAAGAATCAGCCCTTAATGGCGCCGATGCACTGATTATTTGCACTGAATGGCAAAATTTCAGAGCGCCAGATTTCGATTTAATTAAATCGCAATTAAACGAAGCGGTTGTGTTTGATGGCCGTAATTTATTTGAACCAACGCGCATGACTAAAAAAGCAATTAAGTACTACAGCATTGGCCGTGGTTTATCGGTAACTGGAGAGTAA
- a CDS encoding NAD-dependent epimerase — protein sequence MKYLVTGAAGFIGNFVSERLCAMGHQVIGLDNLNDYYDPALKLARLKRLEHFTNFTFVKMDLADREAIANLFATEQFERVIHLAAQAGVRYSIENPMAYIDSNLVGMATILEGCRHNKVQHLVYASSSSVYGANTKIPFAEEDRVDYPVSLYAATKKSNELMAHTYSHLYSLPTTGLRFFTVYGPWGRPDMAPFLFTDAIANDKPIKVFNNGKMQRDFTYIDDIVEGIIRIQDVIPAPNKQADNKQAVNKAEGSPFYKLYNIGNNQPVELEQFITCIENALGKKAIKQYLPMQDGDVVRTFADVSGLESEIGFKPNTDLQSGINSFVQWYIK from the coding sequence ATGAAATATCTGGTAACGGGCGCAGCAGGTTTTATTGGTAACTTCGTCAGTGAGCGTTTATGTGCAATGGGCCACCAAGTAATTGGCCTTGATAACCTAAATGATTATTACGACCCAGCATTAAAGTTAGCTCGCTTAAAACGTCTTGAGCACTTCACTAATTTTACGTTTGTTAAAATGGATTTAGCTGACCGCGAAGCAATCGCTAACTTGTTTGCAACTGAGCAATTTGAGCGAGTGATCCATTTAGCTGCGCAAGCGGGCGTTCGTTACTCGATAGAAAACCCAATGGCCTATATTGATTCAAACCTAGTAGGTATGGCCACTATTTTAGAAGGTTGCCGTCATAACAAAGTGCAACATTTGGTTTATGCCTCATCAAGTTCAGTATATGGCGCAAATACTAAAATCCCTTTTGCTGAAGAAGATAGAGTCGATTATCCAGTATCGCTTTACGCTGCAACTAAAAAATCGAACGAATTAATGGCCCACACTTATAGCCATTTATATTCGTTGCCAACCACCGGGCTGCGCTTTTTTACTGTGTATGGCCCGTGGGGTCGCCCCGATATGGCACCGTTTTTATTTACTGACGCCATCGCCAACGATAAGCCAATTAAAGTATTTAATAACGGTAAAATGCAACGCGACTTTACTTATATTGACGATATTGTCGAAGGTATTATTCGTATTCAAGATGTAATACCTGCGCCAAATAAACAGGCAGATAATAAGCAAGCAGTTAATAAAGCCGAAGGCTCACCTTTTTATAAGCTTTATAATATTGGCAATAATCAACCAGTAGAACTTGAGCAGTTTATAACCTGTATCGAAAATGCATTAGGTAAAAAAGCCATAAAACAATATTTACCAATGCAAGATGGTGATGTAGTGCGCACATTTGCTGACGTTAGTGGTTTAGAAAGCGAAATAGGCTTTAAACCGAATACTGATCTGCAAAGTGGGATTAATAGTTTTGTGCAATGGTATATTAAGTAA
- a CDS encoding O-antigen polymerase: MSFIRKNNKPVDKALLLFSFILIVFYSLLRFIQSGTLIVWSFIPVMLLGVIFLYENLHTLNNRENIFSALSIFLAFGFTFFYVVPFNQIIWDYWPSILNNEGMKEWVGLWAILCIVGFFLVVVGFKSTRVKIKSNLSYHINTKKMHIPFLIGIFFCLLCQVIVLIKLGGYSGYLNSYEMRLEGSIQNYNPYAGFGFLFTFSESLPNLIAIYIVLLIKDKEWSKSVKVLLCLIVFLFLLNMLFGGLRGSRSTTIWSLFWFIVIYHNNIKKLNLKLLIGLGAGFFLFMTTYSLYKFGGIEGVQGLWDKDIKAQVFEHKYIEDSEKFALVRDAGRTDVQSFIIKTYWNEDYPLSYGRTLVAGALSFVPSFLLPNKPVTAIKEKTGIFWSDYSFTETNYTTLLAGGYGEFIINFGILFGLVFFYIFGVLISYIDGFCRALPKDGIFNLLSPIFILLSIQMLMSDSNVISQFLFRFITIPLIVLYFCPKLVKNNN; the protein is encoded by the coding sequence GTGAGTTTTATAAGGAAAAATAATAAGCCAGTAGATAAAGCGTTATTGCTTTTCAGTTTTATCTTAATAGTTTTTTATAGTTTGTTGAGGTTTATTCAAAGTGGAACTTTAATAGTATGGTCATTTATACCTGTAATGTTACTTGGTGTAATATTTTTGTATGAAAATCTTCACACTTTAAATAATAGAGAAAACATATTTTCTGCATTATCTATTTTCTTGGCTTTTGGTTTTACTTTTTTTTATGTTGTTCCTTTTAATCAAATCATTTGGGATTATTGGCCTAGCATTCTTAATAATGAAGGAATGAAAGAATGGGTAGGGTTATGGGCAATCCTTTGTATAGTTGGTTTTTTTCTTGTTGTTGTTGGTTTTAAATCAACACGCGTAAAGATAAAAAGTAACTTAAGTTATCATATTAATACTAAAAAAATGCACATCCCATTTTTAATTGGTATTTTTTTCTGTTTGTTATGCCAAGTTATAGTTTTAATAAAGCTAGGTGGGTATTCAGGTTATTTAAATTCATATGAAATGAGATTAGAGGGTTCTATTCAAAATTATAATCCATATGCAGGTTTTGGTTTCTTATTTACTTTCTCCGAATCGTTACCTAATTTAATAGCTATATATATTGTGCTGTTGATCAAAGATAAAGAATGGTCTAAAAGTGTCAAAGTATTATTATGTCTCATAGTATTTTTATTTCTACTTAATATGCTTTTTGGTGGTTTGAGAGGAAGTAGGAGCACGACAATTTGGTCTTTATTTTGGTTTATTGTTATTTACCACAACAATATAAAGAAATTGAACTTAAAATTACTGATAGGCTTGGGCGCTGGTTTTTTCCTTTTTATGACGACCTATAGTTTATATAAATTCGGTGGTATTGAAGGAGTTCAAGGACTTTGGGATAAGGATATTAAGGCTCAGGTTTTTGAGCATAAATACATTGAAGACTCTGAAAAATTTGCGCTGGTCAGGGATGCTGGAAGAACAGATGTACAGTCCTTTATAATAAAAACATATTGGAATGAAGATTATCCATTATCTTATGGTAGAACTTTAGTTGCTGGGGCGCTTTCATTTGTACCTAGTTTTTTATTGCCTAATAAACCAGTAACAGCAATAAAAGAAAAAACAGGAATTTTTTGGAGTGATTATAGTTTTACAGAAACGAATTACACTACATTATTAGCTGGTGGATACGGGGAGTTTATAATCAACTTTGGTATATTATTTGGTCTGGTGTTTTTTTATATATTTGGAGTTTTAATCTCTTATATAGATGGTTTCTGTAGAGCTTTACCTAAAGATGGGATTTTCAATCTTCTATCTCCTATATTTATACTTTTATCAATTCAGATGCTTATGTCGGATAGTAATGTAATTTCTCAGTTTTTATTTAGATTTATAACTATTCCATTAATTGTTTTATATTTTTGCCCGAAGTTAGTTAAAAATAATAATTAA
- a CDS encoding glycosyltransferase, with amino-acid sequence MKTKVLHLSLSHGGGIISALETYIINSPLSDHYLVAANDDSCQINISNPKNLVNTYIINLNFKGILSLYEIYKQIKPTHIHLHSSIAGVVGRLIFPFFKNVIYTPHCYAFERTDISKIKRCFFYFAERLLALKPTTVAGCSPREVTLGNELAFKVFKKKISNIFLTNYSSITHKWQNPNNSIKRVIMIGRICPQKDANFFIQTFKQLQLLDSSIKFYWIGNGADNDINKLLLNGITCSGWLSREELVDEVLNSDLYFHCAAWEGNPMSVLEVSRMEMPIVGRKIPSLESIGLKQLSTTPEGCAQLIYKHFNNKDSLANSEFVKVNELCSEKNQMEALKVIYSIKDNELH; translated from the coding sequence ATGAAGACTAAGGTTTTACACTTATCTTTATCTCATGGTGGTGGGATAATAAGTGCACTAGAAACTTATATAATAAATAGTCCATTATCAGACCATTATTTGGTTGCTGCGAATGATGATTCTTGTCAAATTAACATTTCAAATCCTAAAAATTTAGTTAACACTTATATTATTAATCTAAATTTCAAAGGAATCTTAAGCTTATATGAAATTTATAAACAAATTAAGCCAACTCACATACATTTACATTCTTCAATTGCTGGAGTAGTTGGTAGATTAATTTTTCCATTTTTTAAGAATGTTATCTATACACCTCATTGTTATGCATTTGAACGAACAGACATTAGCAAAATCAAAAGATGTTTCTTTTATTTTGCTGAGCGATTACTTGCTTTAAAGCCAACAACAGTTGCAGGCTGTTCTCCTCGTGAAGTTACATTGGGTAATGAACTTGCATTTAAAGTTTTTAAAAAGAAAATAAGTAATATATTCTTAACAAATTATTCTAGTATCACTCACAAATGGCAGAATCCTAATAACTCAATAAAAAGAGTCATTATGATTGGTAGAATTTGCCCCCAGAAGGATGCAAACTTCTTTATACAAACTTTTAAGCAACTGCAGCTATTGGATAGTTCAATTAAATTTTATTGGATTGGCAATGGTGCAGATAATGATATAAATAAGTTGCTTCTTAATGGCATTACTTGTAGTGGCTGGCTCTCTAGGGAGGAATTAGTCGATGAAGTTTTGAATAGTGATTTGTATTTTCATTGTGCTGCATGGGAGGGTAATCCAATGTCAGTTCTTGAGGTTTCTCGCATGGAAATGCCGATAGTTGGAAGAAAAATACCTTCTCTTGAATCTATTGGATTAAAACAATTATCAACAACGCCTGAGGGCTGCGCTCAATTAATATATAAACATTTTAATAATAAAGATAGTTTAGCTAACTCTGAATTTGTAAAAGTCAATGAACTATGTTCTGAGAAAAATCAGATGGAAGCACTTAAAGTAATTTATAGTATTAAAGATAATGAACTTCATTAA
- a CDS encoding mannose-1-phosphate guanylyltransferase/mannose-6-phosphate isomerase yields the protein MFLPIILAGGCGTRLWPLSRGNFPKQFLTIQDDGLSLLQHTITRLKGLNHAAPMLICNEEHRFIAAEQVRQLGCGHSGIFLEPVGRNTAPAIALAALKAVQNNDDAVLLVLAADHVIEDSAAFVASVEQASILAEQGKLVTFGIVAKNPETGYGYIQRGAALPQGTGFTVAGFVEKPNLATAERYLAENADLAHGEDKWYWNSGMFMFKASRYLAALLEYRPDIYHACVAAMANQDVDHDFVRINKAAFIACPDDSIDYAVMEPLCANADSEDVVVVPMDAGWNDVGGFAALWQVSEQDENGNAFKGDVKAFDTKNTLVFGEDKLVATVGVEDLVIINTKDAVLVAHKDKSQQVKEIVNQLKAEQRPEVTFHREVYRPWGKYDSIDSGSRFQVKRITVKPGEKLSIQMHHHRAEHWIVVSGTAKVTNGDKDILLTENQSTYIPVGVIHALENPGKVDLELIEVQSGSYLGEDDIVRFEDRYGRK from the coding sequence ATGTTTCTTCCTATTATTTTGGCCGGTGGCTGTGGCACGCGTTTATGGCCGCTGTCGCGTGGCAATTTTCCTAAACAATTTTTAACCATTCAAGACGATGGTTTGTCGTTATTGCAACACACCATTACCCGTTTAAAAGGCTTAAACCACGCGGCACCCATGCTGATTTGTAATGAAGAACACCGTTTTATTGCTGCGGAACAAGTGCGCCAATTAGGTTGTGGTCACAGTGGTATTTTTTTAGAGCCAGTAGGGCGCAATACCGCACCGGCCATTGCCCTTGCCGCGTTAAAAGCAGTGCAAAATAATGACGATGCGGTGCTGTTAGTGCTCGCGGCAGACCATGTTATTGAAGACAGTGCAGCATTTGTGGCATCGGTTGAACAGGCATCAATCCTTGCTGAGCAAGGCAAATTAGTCACCTTTGGTATTGTGGCGAAAAACCCCGAAACGGGTTATGGCTACATTCAACGTGGTGCTGCTTTGCCACAAGGTACAGGATTTACTGTTGCGGGCTTTGTTGAAAAACCAAACCTTGCCACGGCCGAGCGTTATTTAGCTGAAAATGCCGACCTCGCACACGGCGAAGATAAATGGTATTGGAATAGCGGCATGTTTATGTTTAAAGCCAGCCGTTATTTAGCGGCTTTATTGGAATATCGCCCTGATATTTATCATGCCTGTGTGGCTGCCATGGCAAATCAAGATGTTGACCATGATTTTGTGCGCATTAACAAAGCCGCGTTTATCGCCTGCCCAGATGATTCGATTGATTATGCGGTAATGGAGCCGCTTTGTGCCAATGCTGATAGCGAAGATGTAGTGGTTGTGCCAATGGACGCCGGTTGGAACGATGTTGGCGGTTTTGCTGCGCTTTGGCAGGTGTCTGAGCAAGACGAAAACGGCAATGCTTTTAAAGGGGATGTAAAAGCCTTTGATACTAAAAATACCTTGGTATTTGGTGAAGATAAGCTGGTTGCCACGGTGGGCGTTGAAGATTTAGTGATTATTAATACCAAAGATGCGGTATTAGTGGCTCATAAAGATAAATCGCAGCAGGTTAAAGAGATTGTTAACCAGCTTAAAGCCGAGCAGCGCCCTGAGGTGACGTTTCACCGTGAAGTGTATCGCCCTTGGGGTAAATATGATTCTATCGATAGCGGCAGCCGTTTTCAGGTTAAGCGTATTACGGTCAAGCCCGGTGAAAAGCTGTCGATTCAAATGCATCACCATCGCGCTGAGCATTGGATTGTGGTGTCGGGCACAGCCAAAGTGACCAATGGCGATAAAGATATTTTGTTGACGGAAAACCAGTCGACGTATATTCCGGTTGGTGTGATCCATGCGCTTGAAAACCCTGGCAAGGTTGACCTTGAGTTGATTGAAGTGCAGTCGGGTTCGTATTTAGGCGAAGACGACATAGTGCGTTTTGAAGACAGATACGGCCGCAAGTGA